A single Pantoea rwandensis DNA region contains:
- the qhpR gene encoding AraC-like transcriptional regulator QhpR encodes MQSLMTPSEAYSSLSAQANNRGVLAAAATGLSTFITDKGGDVDRIFGISGIDSELLASPTLSLGLVNYCRVMEEAARHSGFDNFGLHYGKQFKPQSLGLIGYIGLCSPTLEQALHNVVNAFPWHQHDTLTRLVDKGDCWRLDYQVRHGAILSRRQDAELTLGMFLNLIRHVAGKNWAPREVHFEHPRPEQWHEHCKVFDAPVWFDQPFNSLLIAKRDLLRTMPEQDPMLLMVMQDAIRRLNSSASLQSVVEQARSQINLSLMQGEPVLEEIADKMGLSSWSLQRRLREEGISFTVLVDKVRCEMATHYLQQKQLPISEMALLLGYSEVSAFSRAFRRWFGISPRQWRQDGLAS; translated from the coding sequence ATGCAATCACTGATGACTCCTTCTGAAGCGTACAGTTCGCTCTCGGCTCAGGCCAACAACCGTGGCGTGCTGGCGGCAGCGGCCACCGGCTTAAGCACCTTTATCACCGACAAAGGCGGCGATGTTGATCGCATTTTTGGTATCAGCGGCATTGATTCCGAACTGCTGGCCAGCCCGACGCTTAGCCTCGGTCTGGTCAACTATTGCCGTGTGATGGAAGAAGCGGCGCGCCACTCTGGTTTTGATAACTTCGGTTTGCATTACGGCAAGCAGTTCAAACCGCAGTCATTAGGGTTGATTGGCTATATCGGATTATGTTCACCCACGCTGGAACAGGCGCTGCACAACGTGGTGAATGCCTTTCCCTGGCATCAGCACGATACGCTGACGCGCCTGGTCGATAAAGGCGACTGCTGGCGGCTGGATTATCAGGTGCGACACGGGGCGATCCTGTCGCGTCGGCAGGATGCTGAATTGACGCTCGGCATGTTTCTCAATCTGATCCGTCACGTGGCGGGCAAAAACTGGGCGCCGCGTGAAGTACACTTTGAGCATCCGAGACCGGAGCAATGGCACGAGCACTGCAAAGTGTTTGATGCGCCGGTGTGGTTCGATCAACCGTTCAACTCGCTGCTGATCGCCAAACGCGATTTGCTGCGCACTATGCCAGAGCAGGATCCGATGCTGCTGATGGTGATGCAGGATGCCATCCGCCGACTGAACAGCAGCGCTTCACTGCAAAGCGTGGTTGAGCAAGCGCGATCGCAAATCAATCTGTCGTTGATGCAGGGCGAACCGGTGCTGGAAGAGATTGCAGATAAAATGGGGCTGTCGAGCTGGTCGTTGCAACGGCGGCTGCGCGAAGAGGGCATCAGCTTTACCGTGCTGGTGGATAAAGTGCGTTGCGAAATGGCCACGCACTACCTGCAACAGAAGCAGTTGCCCATCTCTGAGATGGCGCTGCTGCTTGGCTACTCCGAAGTTAGCGCCTTCTCACGCGCGTTCCGGCGCTGGTTTGGCATCAGCCCGCGCCAGTGGCGACAGGATGGGCTGGCAAGTTAG
- a CDS encoding phosphotransferase enzyme family protein — MSAKQSDSLTDAAMTILAQQALACYPAPLQGELKLLCRSENATFLLLAGGKRYALRLHRPDYHSKADIQSELLWLDALREIGIMVPQAIPALDGETVLTLGMPDGGVRHAVLFHWIEGDMPTTDVDPKAFQQLGHITARLHQHSRSWQKPAGFQRIIWDHHTMVSDHSHWGRWQDAPNLNPADHGIVAEAVTRVGLELQDFGKGTDRYGLIHADLRLTNLLLHKGETRVIDFDDCGMGWYLHDLAAAISFVEHHPRAAEWVDNWIQGYERVAHISDEEMALVPTLLIQRRIQMTAWMGTHADTEMALSLGPRWADHSVRLCRRYLETNQLPVGV, encoded by the coding sequence ATGAGCGCCAAACAATCCGATTCCCTGACCGATGCTGCCATGACGATACTTGCACAGCAGGCGCTGGCCTGTTACCCCGCGCCCTTGCAGGGTGAGCTGAAGCTCCTGTGCCGCTCTGAAAATGCCACCTTCCTGCTGCTCGCCGGCGGAAAGCGTTATGCGCTGCGTCTGCATCGTCCTGACTATCACAGCAAAGCCGATATCCAGAGTGAGTTGCTGTGGCTGGATGCGTTGCGTGAGATCGGCATTATGGTGCCGCAGGCGATCCCAGCCCTTGATGGCGAAACCGTGTTGACCTTAGGCATGCCAGATGGCGGCGTGCGACATGCGGTACTGTTTCACTGGATCGAAGGGGATATGCCCACCACTGATGTCGATCCCAAAGCCTTCCAGCAGCTCGGGCACATCACCGCGCGCCTGCACCAGCACAGCCGTAGCTGGCAAAAACCGGCAGGCTTCCAGCGCATCATCTGGGATCATCACACCATGGTCAGCGATCACAGCCACTGGGGGCGCTGGCAGGATGCGCCAAATCTCAATCCGGCCGATCATGGCATCGTGGCGGAGGCCGTAACGCGTGTGGGACTGGAGCTGCAAGACTTTGGCAAAGGCACGGATCGTTATGGATTGATCCACGCCGATCTGCGCCTCACCAATTTACTGCTGCATAAAGGTGAAACCCGGGTGATCGATTTTGATGACTGCGGCATGGGCTGGTATCTGCACGATCTGGCGGCGGCGATCAGTTTTGTTGAGCATCATCCGCGTGCCGCCGAATGGGTGGATAACTGGATCCAGGGCTACGAGCGTGTGGCGCACATCAGTGATGAGGAGATGGCGCTGGTGCCGACGCTGTTGATTCAACGCCGTATCCAGATGACCGCATGGATGGGCACACACGCAGACACCGAGATGGCGCTGAGCCTTGGGCCGCGTTGGGCCGATCACTCGGTGCGTCTATGCCGTCGCTATCTGGAAACCAATCAGTTGCCGGTTGGCGTTTAG
- the eat gene encoding ethanolamine permease: MTSKLKPTLGTLHLWGIAVGLVISGEYFGWSYGWGVAGTLGFLITTALIATMYTCFIFSFTELTTAIPHAGGPFAYSRRAFGETGGLIAGLATLIEFVFAPPAIAMAIGAYLNVQYPDLNPKNAAVGAYLVFMTLNILGVKLAAMFELVVTVLAVLELLVFMGVVSPGFSIANFAANGWAGSDHFGMPALSGIFAAIPFAIWFFLAIEGAAMAAEEAKDPKRTIPKAYITGILTLVVLAIGVMLLAGGAGDWRKLSDINDPLPQAMKMIVGEHSNWMHMLVWIGLFGLVASFHGIILGYSRQFFALARAGYLPQSLAKLSRFQTPHRAIIAGGVIGIAAIYSDGLINLQGMTLTAAMITMAVFGAIVMYLMSMLSLFKLRRTAPEMERSFRAPGYPIIPGIALVLSLVCLIAMLWFNPVIGGLFVGIMVVGYIYFLATKTQRQNAPQDAMLMGE, encoded by the coding sequence ATGACGAGTAAGCTCAAACCCACGCTGGGCACTCTGCATTTGTGGGGTATCGCGGTTGGACTGGTAATTTCCGGGGAGTATTTTGGCTGGAGTTATGGCTGGGGCGTGGCGGGCACGTTGGGGTTCCTGATCACCACCGCACTGATCGCCACCATGTACACCTGCTTTATTTTTAGCTTTACCGAATTGACCACCGCCATTCCACACGCCGGGGGGCCGTTTGCCTACAGCCGCCGCGCCTTTGGTGAAACCGGTGGTTTGATTGCCGGGCTGGCCACGCTGATTGAGTTTGTGTTCGCCCCACCAGCGATTGCCATGGCGATCGGTGCCTATCTCAACGTGCAGTACCCGGATCTCAACCCGAAAAACGCTGCGGTCGGCGCTTATCTGGTGTTCATGACGCTCAACATCCTCGGCGTGAAGCTGGCCGCGATGTTTGAATTGGTGGTGACGGTGCTGGCGGTACTGGAACTGCTGGTGTTTATGGGCGTGGTTTCACCGGGCTTCAGTATCGCTAACTTTGCGGCTAACGGTTGGGCGGGAAGCGATCACTTCGGTATGCCAGCCCTTTCCGGCATCTTCGCCGCCATTCCGTTTGCCATCTGGTTCTTCCTCGCCATAGAGGGCGCCGCCATGGCTGCCGAAGAGGCCAAAGACCCAAAACGCACCATTCCCAAGGCCTACATTACCGGCATTTTGACGCTGGTGGTGCTGGCGATTGGCGTGATGCTGCTGGCGGGTGGCGCAGGTGACTGGCGCAAGCTGTCGGATATTAACGATCCGCTGCCGCAGGCGATGAAGATGATTGTCGGCGAGCACTCCAACTGGATGCATATGCTGGTGTGGATTGGCTTGTTTGGTCTGGTCGCCAGCTTCCACGGCATTATCCTTGGCTATTCACGTCAGTTCTTTGCGCTGGCGCGTGCCGGTTATCTGCCGCAGAGCCTGGCGAAGTTGTCACGTTTCCAGACGCCGCACCGCGCGATTATTGCCGGTGGCGTGATTGGTATCGCGGCGATTTACAGCGATGGTCTGATTAACCTGCAAGGCATGACGCTGACGGCGGCGATGATCACCATGGCAGTATTTGGTGCCATCGTGATGTACCTGATGAGCATGCTGAGCCTGTTTAAATTGCGCCGCACCGCACCCGAAATGGAACGCAGCTTCCGCGCGCCGGGTTACCCCATTATTCCAGGTATCGCGCTGGTGCTGTCACTGGTGTGTTTGATTGCCATGCTGTGGTTTAACCCGGTGATTGGCGGGCTGTTCGTGGGGATTATGGTGGTGGGATATATTTACTTCCTCGCGACCAAAACCCAGCGTCAGAACGCACCGCAGGATGCGATGCTGATGGGAGAATAA
- the mak gene encoding fructokinase codes for MRIGIDLGGTKIEVIALSDQGQELFRHRVNTPRDDYAATVQAIVDLVLLAEEKTGEKGTVGIGIPGTISPYTQRVKNANSTWLNGQPLDKDLAEALNRDVRIANDANCLAVSEAVDGAGAGKPLVFAVIIGTGSGAGVAIGGESRIGGNGNAGEWGHNPLPWMDEDELRHREEVPCYCGLQGCIETFVSGTGFAIDYQRLSGKTLKGAEIIKLIEQQDPVAELAMSRYEMRLAKSLAQVVNLLDPDVIVLGGGMSNNDRLYQTVPTLMKQWVFGRECETPVLKAVHGDSSGVRGAAWLWPLKG; via the coding sequence GTGCGTATTGGGATTGATTTAGGCGGTACCAAGATTGAAGTGATTGCGCTCTCCGATCAGGGGCAAGAGCTGTTCCGTCACCGCGTCAATACCCCGCGCGATGACTATGCCGCCACAGTCCAGGCGATTGTGGATTTAGTGCTACTGGCAGAGGAGAAAACCGGGGAAAAGGGCACCGTGGGGATCGGCATTCCCGGGACGATTTCGCCGTACACCCAGCGGGTCAAAAACGCCAACTCGACCTGGCTGAATGGACAGCCGTTAGACAAAGATCTGGCCGAGGCGCTGAATCGTGACGTGCGCATTGCCAACGATGCGAATTGTTTGGCGGTGTCTGAAGCGGTGGATGGTGCAGGCGCGGGCAAACCACTGGTGTTCGCGGTGATCATCGGCACCGGTTCGGGTGCGGGCGTGGCGATTGGCGGTGAGTCGCGTATTGGCGGCAATGGTAACGCTGGCGAGTGGGGCCACAATCCGCTGCCGTGGATGGATGAAGATGAACTGCGCCATCGCGAAGAAGTGCCGTGCTATTGCGGCTTGCAGGGCTGTATTGAGACCTTTGTTTCGGGCACGGGTTTTGCCATCGACTATCAACGCTTAAGCGGTAAGACATTGAAGGGCGCGGAAATCATCAAGTTGATTGAGCAGCAGGATCCGGTAGCGGAACTGGCGATGAGCCGTTACGAAATGCGCTTAGCCAAATCGCTGGCGCAAGTGGTGAACTTGCTCGATCCGGATGTGATCGTGCTGGGTGGCGGCATGAGTAACAATGACCGCTTGTATCAGACGGTGCCCACGCTGATGAAGCAGTGGGTGTTTGGCCGCGAATGTGAAACGCCAGTGCTGAAAGCGGTGCACGGCGATTCAAGTGGCGTGCGCGGTGCGGCATGGCTGTGGCCGCTGAAAGGGTAA
- the rdgC gene encoding recombination-associated protein RdgC gives MLWFKNMMVYRLNRDIPLSADDLEKQLDAFTFSPCGSQDMAKTGWVSPMGNRGEALTHEINGQIVICARTEQKILPSPVVKQALEAKIDKLEAEQSRKLKKTEKDSLKDEVLHSLLPRAFSRFSQTFMWIDTVNNLIIVDCASAKKAEDTLALLRKSIGSLPVVPLTLETPIELTLTEWVRSGELPAGFALMDEAELKAILEDGGVIRCKKQDLISDEIATHIEADKVVTKLALDWQERIQLVIADDASIKRLKFSDTLREQNDDIDRDDFAMRFDADFTLMTGELAALISNLVEALGGEAKR, from the coding sequence ATGTTGTGGTTTAAAAATATGATGGTTTATCGTCTGAATCGTGACATCCCACTGTCCGCAGACGATCTGGAAAAACAGCTCGACGCCTTCACGTTTTCCCCTTGTGGCAGCCAGGATATGGCGAAAACCGGCTGGGTGTCACCGATGGGCAACCGCGGTGAAGCGCTGACGCATGAAATCAACGGTCAGATCGTGATTTGCGCGCGCACCGAGCAGAAGATCCTGCCTTCACCCGTGGTGAAGCAGGCGCTGGAAGCGAAAATCGACAAGCTGGAAGCGGAACAGAGCCGCAAGCTGAAAAAGACCGAGAAAGACTCGCTGAAAGATGAAGTGCTGCATAGCCTGCTGCCACGCGCGTTTAGCCGTTTCAGCCAGACGTTTATGTGGATCGATACCGTGAACAACCTGATCATCGTCGATTGTGCCAGCGCCAAGAAAGCGGAAGACACCCTGGCGCTGCTGCGTAAGAGCATCGGTTCACTGCCGGTGGTGCCACTCACGCTGGAAACTCCGATTGAGCTGACACTGACAGAATGGGTACGTTCTGGCGAATTGCCTGCCGGCTTCGCGTTGATGGATGAAGCGGAGCTGAAAGCAATTCTGGAAGATGGCGGCGTGATTCGTTGCAAGAAACAGGATCTGATCTCCGATGAGATCGCCACCCATATCGAAGCCGATAAAGTCGTGACCAAACTGGCTCTGGACTGGCAGGAACGCATTCAACTGGTGATTGCCGACGATGCATCAATCAAGCGTCTGAAGTTCAGCGACACGCTGCGTGAGCAGAATGACGACATTGACCGCGATGATTTCGCCATGCGCTTTGATGCGGATTTCACCCTGATGACCGGCGAACTGGCCGCGTTGATCAGCAATCTGGTGGAAGCGTTAGGCGGCGAAGCCAAGCGCTGA
- the ppnP gene encoding pyrimidine/purine nucleoside phosphorylase: MLNVSEYFDGKVKSIGFDSVTIGRASVGVMAEGEYTFGTGQPEEMTVVSGALKVLLPGETEWKWYEAGSVFNVPGHSEFHLQVAEPTSYLCRYL; encoded by the coding sequence ATGCTCAACGTAAGTGAGTATTTCGACGGGAAAGTGAAATCCATTGGTTTCGACAGCGTAACCATTGGCCGTGCCAGCGTTGGCGTGATGGCAGAAGGTGAATACACCTTCGGTACAGGACAGCCGGAAGAGATGACGGTCGTGAGCGGCGCACTGAAAGTGCTGCTGCCGGGTGAAACCGAGTGGAAATGGTACGAAGCCGGTTCGGTTTTCAACGTGCCTGGCCACAGCGAATTCCATTTGCAGGTGGCTGAGCCAACGTCTTATCTGTGCCGCTACTTGTAA
- a CDS encoding AroM family protein: MKQSLVTLTIGQSPRSDILPLLQDHLPEEQVAHAGLLDGLTLAEVEQFYSPEAGEKVLVSRMTSGEQVRLSGPKVEQGLQRKISALEEQGYDTILLLCTGEFGTLKTEKALLLEPDRIIPPLVSAIVQEHKVGIVVPVTEQIAEQASKWRNLHSAPCFAVASPYLAQQNDLIEAGLSLQEQGADVVVLDCIGYHQKHRDFLQKMLGIPVLLSNVLVAKLAAELIV; this comes from the coding sequence ATGAAACAGTCCCTGGTTACTTTAACGATTGGTCAATCCCCGCGTAGCGACATTCTGCCGCTGCTGCAGGATCACTTGCCGGAAGAGCAGGTGGCTCATGCCGGATTACTCGACGGCCTGACCTTAGCCGAGGTTGAGCAGTTCTATTCACCTGAAGCGGGTGAGAAGGTGCTGGTTTCACGCATGACCAGCGGCGAGCAAGTGCGTTTGTCGGGACCGAAAGTGGAGCAGGGGCTGCAGCGCAAGATCAGTGCGCTGGAAGAGCAGGGCTACGATACGATTTTGCTGCTGTGCACCGGTGAATTTGGCACGCTGAAAACCGAAAAGGCGCTGTTACTGGAGCCGGATCGTATTATCCCACCGCTGGTGAGTGCCATTGTGCAGGAACATAAGGTGGGCATCGTGGTGCCGGTAACGGAGCAGATCGCTGAGCAGGCCAGCAAATGGCGTAATCTGCACAGCGCGCCTTGTTTTGCCGTCGCCAGCCCTTATCTGGCACAGCAGAATGATTTGATCGAGGCGGGCCTGTCTCTGCAAGAGCAGGGCGCGGATGTGGTGGTGCTTGACTGTATTGGCTATCACCAGAAGCACCGGGATTTCCTGCAGAAAATGCTGGGCATTCCGGTACTGTTATCCAACGTGCTGGTGGCGAAGTTAGCGGCAGAATTGATCGTCTGA
- a CDS encoding DUF1177 domain-containing protein, translating into MSLQQTLQVFELLDSAYVDGQQVVDLFAHYPGVTASFKRVTGPKGRTDFVRIDIPGAQGKSKGGTAPTLGIVGRLGGIGARPTRIGMVSDADGAVAAVSSALKLAQMQTKGDVLAGDVIITTHICPDAPTRPHEPVDFMDSPCDDITMNDNEVIDGVDAILSIDTTKGNRILNHKGYAISPTVKEGYILRVSEDLLRIMEMTSGRPAVTFPITTQDITPYGNGVYHLNSILQPSTATDVPVVGVAICAESVVPGCGTGASHEVDIAATVKFAVEVAKEFGRETCQFYDQQEYALLHSLYGSLSHLRTRKA; encoded by the coding sequence ATGAGTTTACAGCAGACACTGCAGGTTTTTGAGTTACTCGACAGCGCCTATGTCGATGGGCAGCAGGTGGTGGATCTTTTTGCCCACTACCCAGGCGTGACCGCCAGCTTCAAACGTGTGACCGGTCCTAAAGGGCGTACCGATTTCGTGCGCATTGATATTCCTGGTGCGCAGGGCAAGAGCAAAGGCGGCACTGCGCCGACGTTGGGTATTGTCGGCCGTTTGGGCGGCATCGGTGCGCGTCCAACGCGTATCGGTATGGTGTCGGATGCGGATGGCGCAGTGGCGGCGGTGAGCAGTGCGCTGAAGCTGGCACAGATGCAGACTAAAGGCGATGTGCTGGCGGGTGACGTGATTATCACTACTCACATCTGCCCGGATGCGCCAACACGTCCGCATGAGCCCGTGGATTTCATGGATTCGCCTTGCGACGACATCACCATGAATGACAACGAAGTGATTGATGGCGTTGATGCCATCCTTTCAATCGATACCACCAAAGGTAACCGTATCCTGAACCATAAAGGCTACGCGATCTCGCCGACGGTGAAAGAGGGTTACATCCTGCGCGTGTCAGAAGATCTGCTGCGCATCATGGAGATGACCAGTGGCCGTCCAGCGGTGACGTTCCCGATCACCACGCAGGACATCACGCCCTACGGCAACGGTGTCTATCACCTTAACAGCATCCTGCAGCCGTCAACCGCCACCGATGTACCTGTGGTCGGTGTGGCAATTTGCGCGGAGTCTGTGGTGCCAGGTTGCGGCACCGGTGCCAGCCATGAAGTCGATATCGCAGCTACCGTGAAGTTTGCGGTGGAAGTGGCGAAAGAGTTTGGCCGTGAAACCTGCCAGTTCTATGACCAGCAAGAGTATGCGTTGCTGCATTCTTTGTATGGTAGTCTCAGCCACCTGCGCACGCGGAAAGCCTAA
- a CDS encoding OPT/YSL family transporter yields MRQHNPIKSIGVGLMLVLLSVAGAIIGVQLITTIGVTPNTSIIGALFAMLLARIPLQWFRRYRSIEVQNLAQTAISSATFGAANSLLMPIAVPWALGEPQLVLPLFVGVSAAMLLDAYLLYRLFDTRVFPASNAWPPGVAAAEAIKAGDKGGRQAWLLVVGIVGGIAGSMLKIPMSAFGTAFIGNIWALSMLGIGFLLRAYAQPVAGIDINALYIPHGMMVGAGLVALIQVVQVIVSRRNEQLNVSRSDSEVKRSLGFGTVGYIIISTLLALAGGLWSQMGLPMLVLFIVYAAFAAFVHELIVGIAAMHSGWFPAFAVALITLILGILLGFPPLALCLLCGFTAATGPAFADMGYDLKAGFILRGNGADLQQELWGRRIQLIAAMIAFVICIPVVWYAHNLFFAENLLPPVARVYAKTIQAGAEPGIAGSLLMWAIPGAIIQFIGGPKRQLGVLLATGLLINNAAAGWAVMVGIALRILIIRVWGERGRSPMEVMAAGFIAGDALYSFFHSLFASSTKK; encoded by the coding sequence ATGCGTCAACATAATCCAATAAAAAGTATCGGCGTGGGCTTAATGCTGGTTCTGCTGTCTGTAGCAGGTGCCATCATCGGGGTTCAGCTTATTACCACCATTGGGGTAACACCCAATACCTCTATTATCGGTGCGCTGTTTGCCATGCTGCTGGCGCGCATTCCTCTGCAATGGTTCCGTCGTTATCGCTCGATCGAAGTACAGAACCTTGCGCAAACCGCCATCTCTTCTGCCACCTTTGGTGCGGCGAACAGTCTGCTGATGCCGATTGCCGTGCCGTGGGCGCTGGGTGAACCGCAGCTGGTATTGCCGCTGTTTGTCGGTGTCAGTGCGGCGATGCTGCTGGATGCCTATTTGCTTTACCGCTTGTTTGATACCCGCGTGTTCCCCGCCAGCAATGCCTGGCCGCCGGGTGTGGCAGCAGCGGAAGCGATCAAAGCCGGCGATAAAGGCGGCCGTCAGGCGTGGCTGCTGGTGGTCGGTATTGTCGGCGGTATCGCTGGCTCAATGCTGAAAATCCCCATGTCAGCCTTCGGTACGGCTTTTATCGGCAATATCTGGGCGTTGAGCATGCTCGGTATTGGTTTCCTGTTGCGTGCCTATGCGCAACCAGTTGCTGGCATTGATATCAACGCACTTTATATTCCTCACGGCATGATGGTCGGCGCAGGATTAGTGGCGCTGATTCAGGTGGTCCAAGTGATCGTCAGCCGTCGCAATGAGCAGCTGAATGTCAGCCGCAGCGACAGCGAAGTGAAGCGCTCACTGGGCTTTGGCACCGTGGGTTACATCATTATCTCCACGCTGCTGGCACTGGCGGGCGGTTTGTGGAGCCAGATGGGCTTGCCGATGCTGGTGCTGTTCATCGTCTATGCCGCGTTCGCCGCCTTTGTGCATGAGCTGATTGTCGGTATCGCCGCGATGCACTCGGGCTGGTTCCCGGCATTTGCGGTGGCGTTGATTACCCTGATCCTCGGTATTCTGCTCGGTTTCCCGCCGCTGGCGCTCTGCCTGTTGTGTGGCTTCACCGCCGCAACAGGACCGGCGTTTGCCGATATGGGTTATGACCTGAAAGCAGGCTTTATTTTGCGCGGTAATGGAGCCGATCTGCAGCAAGAGCTGTGGGGCCGCCGTATCCAGCTGATCGCCGCGATGATCGCCTTCGTGATCTGTATTCCGGTGGTGTGGTACGCACACAACTTATTCTTCGCAGAGAATCTGCTGCCGCCAGTGGCACGCGTTTACGCCAAAACCATTCAGGCCGGTGCCGAGCCAGGCATTGCCGGAAGCTTGCTGATGTGGGCAATTCCTGGTGCGATTATTCAGTTTATCGGTGGGCCGAAGCGTCAGTTAGGCGTATTGCTGGCGACCGGTTTGTTAATCAACAACGCCGCGGCAGGTTGGGCGGTGATGGTGGGGATCGCGCTGCGTATCCTGATCATTCGTGTGTGGGGCGAGCGTGGACGTTCACCGATGGAGGTGATGGCCGCAGGGTTTATTGCGGGCGACGCGCTGTACAGCTTCTTCCATTCTCTTTTTGCCAGTAGCACCAAGAAATAA
- a CDS encoding IclR family transcriptional regulator, giving the protein MTTLENAAAVLKLFQRFGVTQGHPGLTFTEVVEALGLPKSTVSRLLATMESEGLLERDPDSRCFQIGRVLLSVAGHYLSTPLVDSASAPMAQLAASSGCMGYISVLDGQDVLVMRMYHGRFFTQLVTPPGSRVSLSGTSTGRVLLAQLSDDEVRARFADDWQAASANSPLNIDALCKELAVIRQQGWALARNETLPGISSLAVAVTNKHRGESAALCLSFLSQEAAPGYPDALLSELRATAALMAEKYGA; this is encoded by the coding sequence ATGACCACACTCGAAAACGCCGCTGCCGTACTTAAGCTTTTCCAGCGCTTTGGCGTGACGCAGGGCCATCCGGGCCTGACATTCACCGAGGTGGTTGAGGCGTTGGGATTGCCGAAAAGTACCGTTTCTCGCCTGCTGGCGACCATGGAAAGTGAAGGATTGCTTGAGCGTGATCCCGATAGTCGCTGTTTCCAGATTGGTCGTGTGCTGCTGTCGGTGGCCGGGCATTACTTATCTACGCCGTTGGTGGATAGCGCTTCCGCGCCCATGGCGCAGTTGGCGGCCAGCAGTGGTTGTATGGGCTACATCTCAGTACTGGATGGTCAGGACGTGCTGGTGATGCGCATGTATCACGGTCGTTTTTTCACCCAGTTGGTGACGCCGCCTGGTTCGCGCGTTTCTCTTTCCGGTACTTCAACCGGGCGCGTGCTGCTGGCGCAGTTGAGTGATGACGAAGTGCGTGCGCGTTTTGCCGATGACTGGCAAGCCGCATCCGCAAACTCGCCGTTGAACATTGATGCACTCTGTAAAGAATTAGCGGTGATTCGCCAGCAGGGCTGGGCACTGGCACGCAATGAGACGTTGCCGGGCATCAGCTCACTGGCGGTGGCGGTCACCAATAAACATCGCGGCGAAAGTGCCGCACTGTGTCTCTCGTTTCTCTCGCAAGAAGCGGCCCCGGGTTATCCGGACGCGCTGCTCAGCGAACTGCGCGCAACGGCTGCATTGATGGCCGAGAAATACGGCGCATAA
- a CDS encoding YaiA family protein produces MPTKPPYPREARIVAVEKGAAGNTVTWYELRADHPKPDTLISEHKTEAEAQDAKARYEDADKE; encoded by the coding sequence ATGCCAACTAAACCACCGTACCCGCGAGAAGCGCGCATCGTTGCCGTTGAGAAAGGCGCGGCAGGTAATACCGTGACATGGTATGAGTTACGCGCTGACCATCCGAAGCCCGACACACTGATCAGTGAGCATAAAACGGAAGCCGAAGCGCAGGATGCCAAAGCCCGCTACGAAGACGCGGATAAAGAGTAA
- the aroL gene encoding shikimate kinase AroL: MSLPIYLIGARGCGKTTIGQALSQALGYAFSDTDHNLQLTTQRTVAEIVAAEGWDSFRARETESLRAVTAPATVIATGGGMVLAEVNRRFMREHGQVIWLNAPSTVLADRLERQPEAAQRPTLTGRPIAEEMSDILRERAHLYRQTAHHEVNAMQAPEQVVDQILQSLSLARAS, translated from the coding sequence ATGTCATTACCCATCTATCTGATCGGCGCACGCGGTTGCGGTAAAACCACTATCGGCCAGGCCCTATCTCAGGCGCTTGGTTATGCCTTTAGCGATACCGATCATAACCTGCAGCTTACGACGCAACGCACCGTGGCGGAAATCGTCGCGGCTGAAGGCTGGGACAGCTTCCGTGCGCGCGAAACCGAGTCGCTGCGGGCGGTCACGGCGCCGGCAACGGTGATTGCCACCGGCGGCGGTATGGTGTTGGCTGAGGTGAATCGTCGCTTTATGCGCGAACATGGGCAGGTGATTTGGTTGAATGCCCCGTCAACGGTACTGGCCGATCGTCTTGAACGTCAGCCCGAAGCCGCACAGCGCCCGACGCTAACCGGTCGTCCGATTGCCGAAGAGATGAGCGATATTCTGCGTGAACGCGCGCATCTTTACCGTCAGACAGCACACCACGAAGTGAATGCCATGCAGGCGCCTGAACAGGTGGTTGATCAAATTCTTCAATCCCTTTCGCTCGCCCGCGCCAGCTAA